The Lacrimispora xylanolytica genome has a segment encoding these proteins:
- a CDS encoding cellulase family glycosylhydrolase, producing MVNTKMRGLTAAQLVADMGPGWNLGNSLESEYNETYWGNPATTKEMIDKIAAKGFKTLRVPVRWDDSYSNPSNYTIKTEFMDRVETVVNYGLQNGMYVIINVHHNDLQTMVSTDGSVKQRVKDELIAIWKQVGNRFKDYGDYLIFETINEPRYQEDWNGNTAFYECVNEYNEASRAAMRGTGGNNSSRLIMMPTYAASSDSTKISIWKKLAADDMIAVSIHAYLPYDFAFDGKGHSNWTESDYYDLSAVFLRLNSTFIKKGLPVVIGEFGATGKDNVADREKFAKAYATFAKKYKMPCVWWDNNLFGTGAEMFGIFDRTSLNFVYGGIADAIINVYKSNTDDDDDDDTNPPLFKGASTATNWAQAVTAPTSRYGGRLDPSIIKQGGYFYIEYSGTKDQVELIFQSLSGGNNWCKIPMSESGSIDGHYYAKYSYDNCVKAFGSDFENLLDIIHVGATDKPVTVYLLSYNHK from the coding sequence ATGGTTAATACAAAAATGAGAGGTCTTACAGCAGCCCAGCTGGTTGCTGATATGGGCCCGGGATGGAACCTTGGAAATTCTCTGGAATCTGAGTACAACGAGACTTATTGGGGAAATCCAGCGACCACAAAAGAAATGATTGATAAAATTGCAGCAAAGGGATTTAAGACCTTACGTGTACCAGTGAGATGGGACGACAGCTATTCCAATCCATCAAACTATACCATAAAAACTGAATTCATGGATCGGGTGGAAACCGTTGTGAACTATGGTCTTCAAAATGGAATGTACGTGATTATTAATGTTCACCATAATGATTTGCAGACCATGGTCTCAACAGACGGCTCCGTAAAGCAACGAGTAAAGGATGAACTCATAGCAATCTGGAAACAGGTGGGGAACCGTTTTAAAGATTATGGAGATTATTTGATTTTTGAAACCATCAATGAACCAAGATATCAAGAGGATTGGAATGGAAATACAGCATTTTATGAATGTGTGAACGAGTATAATGAAGCCAGTCGTGCTGCTATGCGTGGTACCGGTGGTAACAATAGCTCCAGACTGATTATGATGCCGACTTACGCTGCTTCTTCTGACAGCACTAAAATTTCCATCTGGAAAAAACTTGCTGCTGATGATATGATTGCAGTTTCCATTCATGCGTATCTGCCCTATGATTTTGCTTTTGATGGCAAGGGACACTCCAATTGGACGGAATCCGATTATTATGATTTAAGTGCCGTTTTCCTTCGGCTTAATTCAACGTTTATAAAAAAAGGCCTGCCTGTTGTCATTGGAGAGTTTGGTGCAACGGGTAAGGATAATGTGGCTGACCGTGAAAAATTTGCGAAAGCATATGCGACGTTTGCAAAGAAATATAAAATGCCTTGTGTCTGGTGGGATAATAACCTCTTTGGTACGGGGGCTGAGATGTTTGGTATTTTTGACCGCACATCCTTAAACTTTGTCTACGGCGGCATTGCTGATGCTATTATAAATGTTTACAAAAGCAACACCGACGATGACGATGATGACGATACGAACCCTCCCCTTTTTAAGGGTGCCTCCACTGCTACTAATTGGGCACAGGCTGTTACCGCTCCCACTTCAAGATACGGCGGTAGGCTGGATCCTTCCATTATTAAGCAAGGGGGATATTTCTATATTGAATACAGCGGCACCAAAGATCAGGTAGAGCTGATTTTCCAGAGCTTATCTGGAGGTAATAACTGGTGTAAAATTCCTATGAGTGAATCCGGAAGTATTGATGGACATTATTATGCAAAATATTCTTACGACAACTGTGTGAAAGCATTTGGTTCAGATTTTGAAAATCTGCTGGATATCATTCATGTAGGAGCTACGGACAAACCAGTGACCGTTTACCTGCTGAGTTATAATCACAAATAA
- a CDS encoding ABC transporter ATP-binding protein, producing MEEEKKPLLEVSNLKQYFRVSRNYQVKAVDGVSFQIFPGETYGLVGESGSGKSTIGRSLIRLYKPTSGEVKFKGVTISGNLTGEETKHLRTKMQMIFQDPMACLNPRKKVLDIVAQGLDLHGMCHSSKEREEKVYSILKMVGLSKEHATRYPHQFSGGQRQRIGIARALIMDPDLIIADEAISALDVSIQAQVVNLMKEIQAQTGSAILFIAHDLSMVKYISDRIGVLHLGHLVETGTTEEIFENPIHPYTRSLLSAIPQPDPIGEKKRVALSYDYGEMGIDYKAGTSHFIQGQHYVLGTEDEIKSWRKKA from the coding sequence ATGGAAGAAGAAAAAAAGCCCCTTTTGGAAGTGAGCAATCTAAAGCAGTATTTCAGAGTGAGCAGAAACTATCAGGTAAAAGCGGTGGACGGAGTTTCCTTTCAGATCTTCCCAGGCGAGACCTATGGTCTGGTAGGGGAATCAGGAAGCGGCAAATCCACCATCGGCCGTTCCTTGATCCGGCTTTATAAGCCAACATCAGGAGAGGTGAAATTTAAGGGAGTCACGATTTCCGGAAACCTTACAGGAGAAGAGACAAAGCACCTTCGCACCAAGATGCAGATGATCTTTCAGGATCCCATGGCCTGCTTAAATCCAAGAAAAAAAGTATTGGATATCGTGGCCCAGGGGCTGGATCTCCATGGTATGTGCCATTCGAGTAAGGAGCGGGAAGAAAAGGTTTACAGTATCCTTAAAATGGTGGGGCTATCAAAGGAACATGCCACCCGCTATCCCCATCAGTTTTCCGGGGGCCAGCGACAGAGAATTGGAATCGCAAGAGCTTTAATTATGGATCCGGATCTCATTATTGCAGACGAGGCAATCAGCGCTCTTGATGTATCCATACAGGCGCAGGTGGTGAATTTAATGAAAGAGATTCAGGCACAGACCGGGTCTGCCATCCTTTTCATTGCTCATGATTTATCCATGGTAAAATATATTTCTGACCGGATTGGAGTCCTCCATCTGGGGCATTTGGTGGAAACCGGAACTACGGAAGAGATCTTTGAAAATCCCATTCACCCCTACACGAGATCGCTCCTGTCCGCCATTCCACAGCCGGATCCCATTGGAGAGAAAAAGCGGGTGGCCCTGTCCTATGATTACGGGGAAATGGGAATTGATTACAAGGCAGGAACCAGCCACTTCATTCAGGGACAGCATTATGTATTAGGGACAGAGGACGAGATTAAGAGCTGGAGAAAAAAGGCATAA
- a CDS encoding ABC transporter ATP-binding protein, translating into MNKEKVLSIRDLSISFQTTAGEANAIRGVKLDLYKGETLAIVGESGSGKSVTVKAIMGILSGNGTVTGGTIDFTYERNGETVHQDLLKLTKKEMRRRINGKRIAMVFQDPMTSLNPTMTIGKQIMEGMRCHYKTPKKEAYEKAVSLLSLVGITEPEKRMKCYPHQLSGGMRQRVVIAIALSCDPEVLICDEPTTALDVTIQAKILELIKEIQDRTGISVIYITHDLGVVAKVADYVAVMYAGKIVEKGLSEEVFYDPRHPYTWGLLSAMPDLNTSDEALYTIPGSPYNLLGKGTGDAFADRNAYALNIDYRMEPPMFQVTDTHYAATWLLHEKAPEVGMPDALKARILRMRKEA; encoded by the coding sequence ATGAATAAAGAAAAAGTATTGTCCATTCGGGATCTCTCCATCTCCTTTCAGACCACGGCTGGGGAGGCCAATGCCATTCGGGGAGTAAAGCTTGATTTATATAAGGGAGAGACTCTTGCAATCGTGGGGGAATCCGGGTCAGGAAAGTCGGTGACAGTTAAGGCCATCATGGGCATTTTAAGCGGAAATGGTACGGTTACCGGCGGCACCATTGATTTTACCTATGAAAGAAACGGGGAGACCGTCCATCAGGATTTATTAAAGCTAACAAAGAAGGAAATGCGGCGCCGCATCAATGGAAAGCGGATTGCCATGGTATTTCAGGACCCTATGACCTCCTTAAATCCCACCATGACCATAGGAAAGCAGATTATGGAGGGAATGCGGTGTCATTATAAGACACCGAAAAAAGAGGCCTATGAAAAAGCCGTGAGCCTCCTGTCCCTGGTTGGAATTACAGAGCCTGAGAAGCGGATGAAGTGTTACCCCCACCAGCTATCAGGAGGTATGCGCCAGAGAGTGGTCATTGCCATTGCCTTATCCTGCGATCCTGAGGTGCTCATCTGCGACGAGCCGACCACAGCTTTAGATGTTACCATTCAGGCTAAGATACTGGAGCTGATTAAGGAAATACAGGATAGAACCGGAATTTCGGTCATCTACATCACCCATGACCTTGGAGTAGTAGCAAAGGTGGCGGATTATGTGGCTGTGATGTATGCGGGAAAGATCGTAGAAAAGGGGCTTTCTGAAGAAGTCTTTTATGACCCAAGACATCCCTATACCTGGGGACTTTTATCTGCCATGCCGGATTTAAATACCTCAGATGAGGCGCTCTACACCATACCAGGAAGTCCTTATAATCTGCTTGGGAAAGGAACGGGAGATGCCTTTGCAGACCGGAACGCATACGCCCTGAACATTGATTACCGGATGGAGCCGCCTATGTTTCAAGTGACGGATACCCATTATGCGGCTACTTGGCTCCTTCATGAGAAAGCGCCGGAGGTAGGCATGCCCGATGCTCTGAAAGCCAGGATTTTAAGAATGAGAAAGGAGGCTTAA
- a CDS encoding ABC transporter permease, which produces MSTDQKSGESFEFLPDDFLLAENQNLGMDQVYPARSYWSDVFSAFIKNKGAVIGLIAILFIIFFAIAGPYMNGYTYDGQIIANQNLAPRIPGLETWGIFDGTEHMSTSTGVNVVNKYVISGKTTGLENTYYWFGTDVLGRDIFTRTFMGTRISLYIALVAVIVDLCFGMSYGLISGYFGGAVDNIMQRFAEILNGIPTLVIVTLLMLVLRPGLFTITLALAITGWIGMNRIARAQVLKLKEQEFVLASKTLGAGDFYVIFKEILPNIFGQLIIMSMFSIPNAIFTEAFLAFIGLGVPAPLASLGSLISDSFKSFTTHPYMIISPVLVLAIIMLSFNMLADGLRDAFDPKMKEI; this is translated from the coding sequence ATGAGCACTGATCAGAAATCTGGAGAGTCCTTTGAATTTCTGCCGGATGATTTTCTCCTGGCAGAGAACCAGAATCTTGGCATGGATCAGGTATATCCGGCCCGCTCCTATTGGAGCGATGTTTTCTCTGCTTTTATAAAAAATAAAGGGGCAGTCATTGGCCTCATTGCTATTTTATTCATCATCTTTTTTGCCATTGCAGGTCCTTATATGAATGGTTATACCTATGATGGACAGATTATTGCAAACCAGAACCTTGCGCCCAGAATACCGGGTCTTGAAACCTGGGGAATCTTTGACGGAACGGAACACATGTCCACCTCCACGGGCGTGAACGTTGTAAACAAGTATGTAATTTCAGGTAAGACAACTGGTCTGGAAAATACCTATTACTGGTTTGGCACGGATGTTCTTGGGAGGGATATTTTCACCCGGACCTTTATGGGTACCCGGATATCCTTATACATCGCTCTGGTGGCAGTCATCGTTGATCTTTGCTTTGGAATGAGTTATGGGCTGATCAGCGGATACTTTGGGGGAGCGGTGGATAATATCATGCAGCGATTCGCGGAAATATTAAATGGGATTCCCACCCTGGTCATTGTGACCCTTCTTATGCTGGTCTTAAGGCCTGGATTATTTACCATTACTCTGGCCCTTGCCATTACGGGCTGGATTGGAATGAACCGGATTGCCAGAGCCCAGGTATTAAAACTTAAAGAGCAGGAATTTGTTCTTGCCTCAAAGACACTTGGGGCAGGAGATTTTTACGTTATATTTAAAGAGATTCTTCCAAACATATTTGGGCAGCTGATCATCATGTCCATGTTTTCCATACCAAATGCCATTTTTACGGAAGCCTTCCTGGCTTTCATTGGTCTTGGAGTTCCGGCTCCGCTGGCCTCCCTGGGGTCCTTAATCAGCGATTCCTTTAAGTCATTTACCACCCATCCGTATATGATTATTTCTCCGGTTCTGGTGCTGGCTATTATCATGCTGAGCTTTAATATGCTGGCAGACGGACTCCGGGATGCATTTGATCCAAAAATGAAGGAGATATAG
- a CDS encoding ABC transporter permease: MKRYVAKRVCISLATLLAILFILFLMLQLMPGSPFNDEKLTQSQVALLNDKYGLDKPVYYRFIQYVKHMVTGDFGVSYTISKNTSITTLLASRLPVSIRIGGQAVLLGTIIGLFLGLLAALKHNTVFDTLTTVISVLGVSLPSYVFALALSYSLGYRFHWFPLLYQQEAAVKSSVLPTISLAMFTVATVARFTRTEMLEVLGSDYMLLAESKGLPQWRLILVHGLKNALIPIITVLAPLVVSLMTGSLVVEKIFSIPGIGSLLVTAIQSNDYNVIVTLAFIYSAMYIGIMLFVDILYGIIDPRIRLAKEENYEH; the protein is encoded by the coding sequence TTGAAACGATACGTTGCAAAGCGGGTCTGTATTTCTTTGGCAACCTTACTGGCAATCCTTTTTATTCTGTTTTTAATGCTTCAGCTGATGCCAGGGTCCCCCTTTAACGATGAAAAGCTGACCCAGTCCCAGGTAGCTCTTTTAAATGATAAGTATGGCCTTGATAAACCCGTCTACTACCGCTTTATTCAGTATGTGAAGCATATGGTGACCGGAGATTTTGGAGTGTCCTATACCATTTCCAAGAACACCTCCATCACCACACTTTTAGCCTCCAGACTTCCGGTGTCTATCCGCATCGGAGGTCAGGCTGTGCTTCTTGGAACCATCATAGGGCTGTTTCTGGGGCTTTTAGCGGCTTTAAAGCATAACACCGTATTTGATACGTTAACTACGGTTATTTCCGTACTGGGAGTCAGTCTTCCGTCCTATGTATTCGCGCTGGCGCTTTCATATTCTCTGGGATACCGGTTCCATTGGTTTCCGCTGTTGTATCAGCAGGAAGCGGCAGTCAAATCCTCTGTACTGCCCACCATATCCCTTGCCATGTTCACGGTGGCTACGGTGGCCCGTTTTACCAGAACGGAGATGCTTGAGGTTCTGGGTTCGGATTACATGCTCCTGGCAGAAAGTAAGGGACTTCCCCAGTGGAGGCTGATTCTGGTCCATGGATTAAAAAATGCCCTGATTCCCATTATTACGGTTCTGGCGCCTCTCGTCGTCAGTCTGATGACAGGCTCTCTTGTGGTGGAGAAAATATTTTCCATACCAGGAATAGGAAGTCTTTTAGTCACTGCCATACAGTCCAATGATTATAACGTCATTGTGACTCTGGCCTTTATTTACAGTGCCATGTACATTGGAATCATGCTTTTTGTCGATATCCTTTACGGAATCATTGATCCACGCATCCGTCTGGCAAAGGAGGAAAATTATGAGCACTGA
- a CDS encoding peptide ABC transporter substrate-binding protein: MKKNLKKLAAISLAGIMAWSLAACGNSKTVSQETKDTAAKAETKEGSSEAGKVLNVHIDVEVASLDPQIATDGTSFEVIADTTDGLYELDADGNPIPALAESVEKSEDGLTLTYHLRDAKWSNGTPVTAKDFVFAWKRAVDPKTASEYAFIVGIAGIKNAEAVAAGEKPLEELGVTAVDDKTLKVELDVPVPYFESLMAFPTFYPVNQEFFEKTGDQYASTPDTLLSNGPYKITSYEPAATTITLEKNKDYWDADKVKLDGMKYQVIKDSQQAILAYQNGDLDVVTLSGEQVEQFQADPEFKNIMAGYLWYLSPNTKVKGLENLNLRKALSLCFDKEAVCTNILKDGSIPAYFAVPTLLATGPDGKDYRESAGSNYFKTDKAEALKYWEEAKKELGVDSLTYTMIVEDTESAINVAQFLQSEIQTTLPGITITLEQMPKKNRVERMQEGQFEIGLTRWGPDYADPMTYLDMWTTDSPNNYGFWSNKDYDSIIESSKKGELALDPAKRWKALIDAEKIVCDDAVIFPVYQKGNAVMQKANVEGIDFHSIAINRYFKNTVKN; this comes from the coding sequence ATGAAAAAAAACCTGAAAAAATTAGCAGCAATCAGTTTGGCAGGCATTATGGCCTGGTCTTTGGCCGCATGCGGGAATTCAAAGACAGTATCTCAGGAAACGAAAGATACTGCGGCTAAGGCGGAGACAAAAGAAGGAAGCAGTGAAGCGGGGAAGGTCTTAAATGTACATATTGATGTGGAAGTGGCATCCCTGGATCCACAGATTGCCACCGACGGGACATCTTTTGAAGTCATTGCTGATACCACCGATGGGCTCTATGAGCTGGATGCTGACGGAAACCCTATACCAGCACTTGCAGAAAGCGTAGAGAAAAGCGAAGATGGCCTCACCCTCACCTATCATTTAAGAGATGCCAAATGGTCCAACGGCACTCCGGTGACTGCCAAAGATTTTGTATTTGCCTGGAAGCGGGCCGTTGACCCAAAGACAGCAAGTGAGTATGCATTTATCGTAGGAATCGCAGGAATTAAAAATGCAGAAGCAGTGGCAGCAGGTGAAAAGCCACTGGAGGAGCTTGGAGTCACAGCCGTAGATGACAAGACGTTAAAGGTAGAGCTTGACGTTCCTGTCCCATATTTCGAATCCTTAATGGCATTCCCCACCTTTTATCCGGTGAATCAGGAGTTTTTTGAAAAAACTGGAGATCAGTATGCCTCAACCCCGGATACTCTGTTATCCAACGGACCGTATAAGATCACCTCTTACGAACCGGCGGCTACTACCATTACCCTGGAGAAGAATAAGGACTACTGGGACGCAGATAAGGTAAAGCTTGACGGAATGAAGTATCAGGTCATCAAGGATTCCCAGCAGGCCATTTTGGCATATCAGAATGGGGATTTAGACGTAGTGACCTTATCAGGAGAACAGGTGGAGCAGTTCCAGGCTGACCCTGAATTTAAGAACATCATGGCAGGCTATTTATGGTATCTTTCCCCCAATACCAAGGTGAAGGGGCTTGAAAACTTAAATTTGAGAAAAGCATTGTCTCTTTGTTTTGATAAGGAGGCTGTGTGCACCAATATCTTAAAGGATGGCTCCATTCCTGCTTATTTTGCAGTTCCAACCTTGCTGGCGACTGGCCCCGATGGAAAGGACTACAGAGAGAGCGCAGGCAGTAATTATTTTAAAACTGACAAGGCAGAAGCCTTAAAGTATTGGGAGGAAGCCAAAAAAGAGCTGGGAGTCGACAGCCTTACCTATACCATGATTGTTGAGGATACGGAGTCAGCCATTAATGTTGCCCAGTTCTTGCAGTCGGAGATTCAGACTACCCTTCCCGGAATCACCATCACTCTGGAGCAGATGCCAAAGAAAAACCGTGTGGAGAGGATGCAGGAGGGACAGTTTGAGATAGGTCTTACCCGCTGGGGACCGGATTATGCTGATCCTATGACTTATCTTGACATGTGGACCACAGACAGCCCCAATAACTATGGCTTCTGGTCCAATAAGGACTACGATTCCATCATAGAATCCAGCAAAAAGGGAGAGCTTGCCCTTGATCCGGCAAAACGATGGAAAGCCCTGATTGATGCAGAAAAAATCGTTTGCGACGACGCAGTCATCTTCCCGGTATATCAAAAAGGAAATGCAGTCATGCAGAAAGCAAATGTGGAAGGCATTGACTTCCATTCCATAGCAATTAACCGTTATTTTAAAAATACAGTCAAGAATTAA
- a CDS encoding shikimate kinase encodes MTDKRDNITLIGMPASGKSTIGVLLAKRLGYSFVDVDIVIQEQEGKLLKEIIAERGDDGFLEVENRINRELNVCKSVIAPGGSVIYGKEAMEHLKEISIVVYLKLSYESVKERLGNLVDRGVVLKDGMTLCDLYQERVPYYESYADITIDETGLEAGNIVDQLRAIMEEKFGLTT; translated from the coding sequence ATGACAGATAAGCGGGATAACATAACACTCATTGGGATGCCGGCCTCCGGCAAAAGTACCATCGGTGTCCTTTTAGCAAAGCGTTTGGGATATTCCTTTGTGGATGTGGATATCGTGATACAGGAACAGGAAGGAAAGCTTTTAAAGGAAATCATTGCAGAACGCGGCGATGACGGCTTTTTAGAGGTGGAGAACCGAATCAACCGGGAGCTTAACGTGTGTAAAAGTGTCATTGCCCCAGGCGGAAGTGTGATCTATGGGAAAGAGGCCATGGAGCATTTAAAGGAAATCAGCATTGTGGTATATCTAAAGCTCAGCTATGAAAGTGTAAAGGAGCGTCTGGGGAATCTGGTAGACCGTGGCGTGGTTTTAAAAGACGGCATGACCCTTTGCGATTTATATCAGGAGAGGGTGCCATATTATGAATCCTATGCAGATATTACCATTGATGAGACAGGTCTTGAAGCAGGAAATATCGTAGATCAGCTGAGAGCCATTATGGAAGAAAAATTTGGGCTTACTACATAA
- a CDS encoding flavin reductase family protein: MKNPEKSGKVEWKPGNMLYPLPAVMVSCQREGEKPNIITVAWAGTICSTPAMLSISVRRERYSYDIIKETGEFVVNLVSKELVRAADYCGVKSGRDVDKFAQMRLTPCTLNHVKAPGIEESPVCLACKVVEVKHLGSHDMFIAEILGVTVDNRYMDEKNKFHLNQAGLVTYSHGEYFELGKKLGSFGYSVRKTDKKSAGRRKRK; this comes from the coding sequence ATGAAAAACCCGGAAAAATCAGGTAAGGTAGAATGGAAGCCTGGAAATATGCTTTATCCTCTTCCAGCTGTTATGGTAAGCTGCCAGAGAGAGGGAGAGAAACCCAACATCATAACCGTTGCCTGGGCTGGTACCATATGCTCCACTCCGGCCATGCTTTCCATATCCGTACGACGGGAACGATACTCTTATGATATTATAAAAGAGACCGGAGAATTTGTAGTCAACCTGGTTTCTAAGGAGTTAGTGAGAGCTGCGGACTACTGCGGCGTAAAATCTGGCAGGGATGTTGACAAATTCGCTCAGATGAGGCTGACGCCCTGCACCTTAAATCATGTCAAAGCTCCTGGAATCGAAGAGAGTCCTGTTTGTCTAGCCTGTAAGGTGGTGGAAGTAAAGCACCTTGGAAGTCATGATATGTTTATCGCCGAGATCTTAGGCGTGACCGTAGATAACCGGTATATGGATGAGAAAAATAAATTTCATTTAAATCAGGCCGGGCTTGTAACCTATTCTCATGGAGAATACTTTGAATTGGGAAAGAAGCTTGGCAGCTTTGGATATTCTGTGAGAAAGACGGATAAAAAGTCCGCCGGCAGGAGGAAACGCAAATGA
- a CDS encoding putative manganese-dependent inorganic diphosphatase encodes MGDNHKNRKTIVIGHKNPDTDSICSAVSYANLKRIITGEDYQPGRAGRVNEETQFVLNYFGMEAPELIENVKTQVLDIEIRETRGVKKKLSLKKAWNLMQEANVVTIPAVTSDGILEGLITVGDIAKSYMNVYDSSILSKACTQYSNIVETLEGSLVVGDETAYFDKGKVLIAAANPDMMEYYISQGDLVILGNRYESQLCAIEMEAACIIVCEGAAVSMTIKKLAQERGCTVMTTPYDTYTAARLVNQSIPISYFMKTEGLITFEEEDYIDEIKDVMASKRHRDFPVLDKDGKYKGMISRRNLLGAKGKRLILVDHNERSQAVEGMENAEILEIIDHHRLGTVETIAPVFFRNQPVGCTATIVYQMYQENNVKIEPQIAGLLCSAIISDTLLFRSPTCTEADKKAALALADIAGIDADKYASCMFEAASNLKGKTDGEIFYQDFKKFSVGKIAFGVGQITSLNAKELEELEDRMIPYMVKAREEHGVDMMFFMLTNILTESTVLLCEGQGAKQMILRAFRTDNREDDQKEHVVSLPGVVSRKKQLIPSIVLAVQG; translated from the coding sequence ATGGGAGACAACCATAAAAATAGGAAAACTATCGTCATCGGTCATAAAAATCCGGATACGGATTCCATCTGCTCTGCAGTCAGCTATGCGAACCTAAAGCGGATTATAACTGGTGAGGATTATCAGCCGGGACGGGCGGGGAGAGTTAATGAAGAGACCCAGTTCGTACTGAATTATTTCGGTATGGAAGCCCCGGAACTTATAGAGAATGTAAAGACACAGGTTCTGGATATTGAGATCCGGGAGACCAGGGGTGTAAAGAAAAAACTATCCTTGAAAAAGGCCTGGAACCTGATGCAGGAGGCGAACGTAGTCACCATTCCTGCGGTTACCTCTGACGGGATTTTGGAAGGACTGATTACAGTTGGCGATATTGCCAAATCTTATATGAACGTATATGACAGCAGCATTTTATCCAAGGCATGTACCCAGTACTCCAATATTGTGGAGACACTGGAGGGAAGTCTTGTGGTAGGTGATGAGACTGCTTACTTTGATAAAGGAAAGGTTCTGATTGCTGCAGCCAATCCTGATATGATGGAATATTATATCTCGCAAGGGGACCTTGTTATCCTTGGAAACCGGTATGAATCCCAGCTTTGCGCCATTGAGATGGAGGCAGCCTGTATCATCGTCTGCGAAGGTGCTGCTGTTTCCATGACCATCAAAAAGCTGGCTCAGGAACGGGGCTGTACGGTTATGACGACTCCATATGATACGTATACCGCAGCGCGTCTGGTAAACCAGAGCATTCCCATCAGCTACTTTATGAAGACCGAAGGGCTGATTACCTTTGAAGAAGAAGACTATATTGATGAAATTAAAGATGTCATGGCAAGCAAGCGTCACCGTGATTTCCCGGTTCTTGATAAGGACGGAAAATATAAGGGCATGATTTCCCGCCGTAACTTACTTGGTGCAAAAGGAAAACGCCTCATCCTTGTGGATCACAACGAGAGATCTCAGGCAGTAGAGGGAATGGAAAATGCGGAGATTTTAGAGATCATCGACCATCACAGACTCGGCACCGTAGAGACCATCGCACCCGTATTCTTCCGCAACCAGCCGGTAGGATGTACGGCCACCATCGTGTATCAGATGTATCAGGAGAACAATGTAAAGATAGAGCCTCAGATTGCAGGCCTTCTTTGCAGCGCTATTATTTCCGATACCCTGTTATTCCGATCTCCTACCTGTACGGAAGCAGATAAGAAGGCGGCACTTGCCCTGGCTGACATTGCAGGAATTGACGCGGATAAGTATGCTTCCTGTATGTTTGAGGCTGCAAGCAACTTGAAGGGAAAAACAGACGGAGAGATCTTCTATCAGGATTTCAAAAAGTTCTCTGTTGGAAAAATCGCCTTTGGTGTGGGACAGATTACCTCTTTAAATGCAAAGGAGCTGGAAGAGCTGGAAGACCGTATGATTCCATATATGGTAAAGGCGAGAGAAGAGCATGGCGTGGACATGATGTTCTTTATGCTCACCAATATTCTGACAGAATCCACCGTTCTCTTATGCGAGGGCCAGGGGGCAAAACAGATGATCTTAAGAGCCTTCCGAACCGATAACAGGGAAGACGATCAGAAAGAACATGTGGTAAGTCTTCCAGGCGTAGTATCCAGAAAGAAACAGTTGATTCCAAGTATTGTGTTAGCCGTTCAGGGATAA